One genomic window of Trichlorobacter lovleyi includes the following:
- a CDS encoding PAS domain S-box protein translates to MEQLQMNEEKLRIFVEYAPAALAMFDREMRYLYASRRWLTDYQLEQQDLHGLSHYDVFPEIPQRWKELHRRAMAGEVLSADEDRFVRANGSVQWLRWEIRPWFANNDEIGGIVIFSEDITKFKQAESALRRYELLSKYSRDIALFIRREDGRILEANDAAVRTYGYSHAELLNMTICDLRIPDCAASASAQMDEADKRGILFETIHRTKAGRAFPVEVSSCGVDVGDDRILLSLVREISKRKEDEAELRKNAEVEHARLAELEALMQAVPAAVLISHDPLCRVITGNHAAYELLRMEYGSNTSKSTPGTRTDHFRVLHKGRELSADELPLQRTVATAMPVYGFEEEITFDNGDCVTIYGNAVPLMDANGSISGAVAAFVDIGQLVQAQEEARQAILAAEAANRAKSAFLANMSHEIRTPLNGIIGTAQLLEFTRLTGEQKDYLADIKSSSTTLLSLLNDLLDLSKIEAGKVTLESLDFRLRESIDGVVNSLKSLLQSKGLLIEVQIPDSVPDCLKGDQTRFKQILLNLLGNAVKFTESGKISLSVALKEQHDQQLLLEIDVTDSGIGISPQMLEMIFEPFTQAETSLTKKYGGTGLGLAICKRLVSMMGGQLWAESVEGVGSTFHLIAPFSVCTRQGAECPLAVPVPASTEWDGPQLRILLADDHEINLKFTSKLLEKSGHTVIQAHDGQEALQLWEQQDFDLILMDVSMPVVSGIEAVGVIREKERETNRHTPVIALTGHASVQIREQVLQQGFDGCLIKPIPFEALLQEIRQHLPGC, encoded by the coding sequence ATGGAACAACTACAGATGAATGAAGAGAAACTGCGGATCTTTGTCGAATATGCGCCGGCGGCCCTGGCCATGTTTGACCGGGAGATGCGCTATCTGTACGCAAGCCGCCGCTGGCTGACTGATTATCAGCTGGAACAGCAGGATCTACACGGCCTGTCGCACTATGATGTCTTCCCCGAGATCCCGCAACGCTGGAAAGAGCTGCATCGCCGCGCCATGGCGGGGGAAGTCCTGTCTGCCGATGAAGACCGCTTTGTGCGTGCCAACGGTTCAGTGCAGTGGCTGCGCTGGGAGATCCGGCCCTGGTTCGCCAATAATGACGAGATTGGCGGCATCGTCATCTTTTCCGAGGATATCACCAAGTTCAAGCAGGCTGAATCTGCCCTGCGGCGTTACGAACTGCTCTCCAAGTACAGCCGCGACATCGCCCTGTTTATCCGGCGGGAGGATGGCCGGATCCTGGAGGCAAATGATGCCGCCGTCAGGACCTACGGCTACAGCCACGCTGAACTGTTGAACATGACGATCTGTGACCTCAGGATACCGGATTGTGCCGCTTCGGCCTCTGCCCAGATGGATGAAGCGGACAAGCGGGGAATCCTCTTTGAGACCATACACCGCACCAAAGCAGGCAGGGCATTTCCGGTGGAGGTCAGCTCCTGCGGTGTTGATGTCGGTGATGACCGGATCCTGCTCAGCCTGGTCCGGGAAATCAGCAAGCGCAAGGAAGACGAAGCGGAGCTGAGAAAAAATGCCGAAGTTGAGCATGCCCGTCTGGCCGAGCTGGAGGCGTTGATGCAGGCGGTTCCGGCTGCCGTCCTGATCAGCCATGATCCGCTCTGCCGGGTCATCACCGGCAACCACGCCGCCTATGAGCTGCTGCGGATGGAATACGGCAGCAACACCTCCAAGAGCACCCCCGGTACCCGGACCGATCATTTCAGGGTGCTGCACAAGGGCCGGGAGCTGTCCGCTGACGAACTACCGCTGCAACGGACAGTGGCAACCGCGATGCCGGTCTACGGTTTTGAAGAAGAAATCACCTTTGACAACGGTGACTGCGTCACGATCTACGGCAATGCCGTGCCGTTAATGGATGCAAACGGCAGCATCAGCGGGGCGGTGGCCGCATTTGTCGACATCGGCCAGCTGGTGCAGGCCCAGGAAGAGGCCAGACAGGCCATATTGGCTGCCGAGGCTGCCAACCGGGCCAAGAGCGCATTTCTGGCCAACATGAGCCATGAAATCCGCACCCCCCTCAACGGCATCATCGGCACGGCCCAGCTCCTTGAGTTTACCCGCCTGACCGGTGAGCAGAAAGACTATCTGGCCGACATCAAATCATCCTCCACCACGTTGCTGTCGCTGCTGAATGATCTGCTTGATCTCTCCAAGATCGAAGCCGGCAAGGTCACGCTTGAATCCTTGGACTTCAGGCTGCGGGAAAGCATTGATGGGGTTGTCAACTCACTGAAATCGCTACTGCAGTCCAAAGGCCTGCTGATTGAGGTGCAGATCCCGGACAGTGTGCCGGATTGCCTGAAAGGCGACCAGACCCGTTTCAAGCAGATTCTGCTCAACCTGCTTGGCAATGCGGTCAAATTTACGGAGTCAGGAAAAATCTCACTCTCTGTCGCCCTCAAGGAACAGCATGACCAGCAGCTGCTGCTTGAGATCGATGTCACGGACTCCGGCATCGGGATCTCTCCCCAGATGCTTGAGATGATTTTTGAACCGTTCACCCAGGCAGAAACCTCCCTGACCAAAAAATACGGCGGCACCGGCCTGGGCCTGGCGATCTGCAAAAGACTGGTCAGCATGATGGGCGGGCAGTTGTGGGCCGAGAGCGTTGAAGGCGTCGGCAGCACCTTCCATCTGATCGCACCGTTTTCCGTCTGTACCCGGCAAGGTGCCGAATGTCCCCTTGCCGTTCCTGTCCCGGCCTCAACGGAATGGGATGGCCCGCAGCTGCGCATCCTGCTTGCCGATGACCATGAGATCAACCTGAAGTTCACCAGCAAGCTGCTTGAAAAATCAGGCCACACGGTCATCCAGGCCCATGACGGCCAGGAGGCCCTGCAGCTGTGGGAACAGCAGGACTTTGATCTGATTCTGATGGACGTCAGCATGCCGGTCGTAAGCGGCATCGAGGCGGTCGGGGTGATCAGGGAAAAGGAACGGGAAACAAACAGGCATACACCGGTCATTGCCTTGACCGGGCATGCCTCTGTGCAGATCAGGGAACAGGTGCTCCAGCAGGGATTTGACGGTTGCCTGATCAAACCGATACCCTTTGAGGCGCTATTGCAGGAGATCAGGCAGCATCTTCCGGGCTGCTGA
- a CDS encoding TIGR03915 family putative DNA repair protein, whose translation MSGCYCYDGTLAGLLSLYARLLAERVVVERISATPPDQQSLFSSEIYIATDQAVAEAFWQRLTRRLSSHSLKLLRHCLLADHPQQELLIYTYLLLEAEQGKRVDGMLAHPAVAPVWKLSQQVGREAHRYLGFVRFQQLQGGLYYAAIAPDHRILLLIGAHFAERFSDQQWVIHDQRHNEGILYDAEKKEWLLLPMELHAQPEITPQEIQFQQLWRSYFTTLAIPERRNLKLQQGKVPLKVRGYLTEFMA comes from the coding sequence ATGTCCGGTTGTTATTGCTATGACGGCACCCTGGCCGGGCTGCTGAGCCTCTATGCCCGGCTGCTGGCGGAACGGGTTGTTGTAGAGCGGATCAGTGCCACCCCGCCTGATCAGCAGAGCCTGTTCAGCAGCGAGATCTATATTGCCACGGATCAGGCCGTGGCAGAGGCGTTCTGGCAGCGTCTGACCCGGCGCCTTTCCAGCCACTCACTGAAACTGCTGCGGCATTGTCTGCTGGCCGATCATCCCCAACAGGAACTGCTGATCTATACCTATCTGCTGCTGGAGGCTGAACAGGGCAAAAGGGTTGACGGGATGCTGGCCCATCCGGCCGTGGCGCCGGTCTGGAAGCTGTCCCAGCAGGTGGGGCGGGAGGCGCACCGCTATCTGGGTTTTGTCAGGTTTCAGCAGCTGCAGGGCGGGCTGTACTACGCTGCCATCGCGCCGGATCATCGGATTCTGCTGCTGATCGGGGCCCATTTTGCCGAACGGTTCAGTGATCAGCAGTGGGTGATCCATGACCAGCGTCACAACGAAGGGATTTTGTACGATGCTGAAAAGAAGGAGTGGCTGCTGCTGCCGATGGAGCTGCATGCACAGCCGGAGATCACACCGCAGGAGATACAGTTTCAACAGCTCTGGCGCAGCTACTTCACCACCCTGGCCATCCCGGAGCGCAGGAATCTGAAGCTGCAGCAGGGCAAGGTGCCGCTGAAGGTGCGGGGCTACCTGACGGAGTTTATGGCGTAA
- a CDS encoding putative DNA modification/repair radical SAM protein, whose protein sequence is MDRLKILADGAKYDVSCSSSGSSRSNSGGVGSAASCGICHSWTSDGRCVSLLKILMTNRCIYDCAYCVNRRSNDVQRVALSPAEVAELTIGFYRRNYIEGLFLSTGVVRSADYTMELLIQAVRTLREQYRFNGYIHLKLVPGADPLLVQQAGLWADRVSVNLELPTRESLQLLAPDKSRDSVVGPMRQVSSLITANRAERKQSRKVARFAPAGQSTQLIVGATGESDRQIVTLSEQLYQRLELKRVYYSAFIPTVADTRLPARPEAPLRREHRLYQADWLLRYYGFAAHELLDEASPNLDSELDPKTGWALRHLELFPLEINRAGYEELLRVPGIGVRSAQRIIRARRQGHLGTDDLASLGVVMKRARYFVTARGRYAGDAGLDSNGLRSRLLDRPLQKRPVQLSLALEQPVRDETASLITGEL, encoded by the coding sequence ATGGACCGGCTGAAAATACTGGCAGACGGGGCAAAATACGATGTTTCCTGTTCTTCCAGCGGCAGTTCCCGCAGCAACAGCGGCGGGGTCGGTTCAGCTGCCTCCTGCGGCATCTGCCACAGCTGGACCAGTGACGGCCGCTGTGTCTCCTTGCTCAAGATCCTGATGACCAACCGCTGCATCTACGACTGCGCTTACTGCGTCAACCGCCGCAGCAATGATGTGCAACGGGTGGCGCTTTCTCCGGCTGAGGTGGCAGAGCTGACCATCGGCTTTTACCGCCGCAACTACATTGAGGGGCTGTTCCTTAGTACCGGCGTGGTGCGCTCCGCCGACTACACCATGGAGCTGCTGATTCAGGCGGTGCGTACCCTGCGGGAACAGTACCGCTTTAACGGCTATATCCATCTCAAGCTGGTGCCGGGTGCTGATCCGCTGCTGGTGCAGCAGGCCGGACTCTGGGCAGACCGGGTCAGCGTCAATCTGGAGCTGCCGACCCGTGAAAGCCTGCAGCTGCTGGCACCTGACAAGAGCCGTGATAGCGTGGTGGGGCCGATGCGTCAGGTCAGCAGCCTGATCACTGCCAACCGGGCCGAACGGAAGCAGTCCCGCAAGGTTGCCCGTTTTGCTCCGGCCGGCCAGAGTACCCAGTTGATTGTGGGGGCCACGGGTGAATCTGACCGTCAGATCGTGACCCTGTCGGAACAGCTCTACCAGCGGCTGGAGCTGAAGCGGGTCTACTATTCCGCCTTTATCCCCACCGTGGCCGACACCCGTCTGCCGGCCCGGCCCGAGGCGCCGCTCAGGCGTGAACATCGCCTGTACCAGGCCGACTGGCTGCTGCGCTACTACGGCTTCGCGGCCCATGAGCTGCTGGATGAGGCCTCCCCCAACCTGGACAGCGAGCTTGATCCCAAGACCGGCTGGGCCCTGCGCCACCTGGAGCTGTTTCCGCTGGAGATCAACCGTGCCGGCTATGAAGAGCTGCTGCGGGTGCCGGGGATCGGGGTCCGCTCGGCCCAGCGGATCATCCGGGCCCGGCGGCAGGGGCATCTGGGGACTGACGATCTGGCCAGCCTGGGGGTTGTCATGAAACGTGCCCGCTACTTTGTCACCGCCCGTGGCCGCTATGCCGGAGACGCGGGGCTTGATAGTAACGGCCTGCGCAGCAGGCTGCTGGACAGACCACTGCAGAAGCGTCCGGTCCAGTTGAGCCTGGCCCTGGAGCAGCCGGTACGTGATGAAACCGCCAGCCTGATTACGGGTGAGCTGTAA